A window of Panicum virgatum strain AP13 chromosome 8K, P.virgatum_v5, whole genome shotgun sequence contains these coding sequences:
- the LOC120644727 gene encoding putative disease resistance protein At1g50180 produces MVEPAISATVGRIGELAVQETTFLCGVTSEAGFLKDELERLRCFLQDAGTKRKSGSATAKLWVSQIRDATYEAENVLEVVDYMEKRNRLKKGFMGAISRYARLPSDLVTLHKVGNEIQRIRRKVNEIYESANRLNLIGSAAAEESLVEDDSLQHSGLVYPNSEDVTVVGFEDEQNEIETKLLASDNNLSVVSIVAMGGAGKTTLARKIYNSNKIKEHFHTIAWVTVSQKFKGADLLKDIMKQIFGGKYEGREIDQMQEYEVGKKIHDFLLDKRYLVVLDDVWTTDTWNQINRTIKVFPDVDNGSRVMLTTRKIDVANHIKMPRKVHNLKLLDAEKSWDLFISKALPSYNRSSIHNIGEFEELGRQIASKCNGLPLALSVLGGFLSKNLTIEAWKDTLSGWTSTENGRMMGEILARSYNDLPNHLKCCFLYLAVFPEDHLIHVSDLINSWIAESFVPSSRKHKEQMARKYVTELAQRSLVQVTDTSKAHGWIESIRLHDILHDWCVGEARDAGFCDVIDKTTGHVVLSYRSSLQNCYEDDMFEAAPNLRTLIGFDLPSLPMLRYLRVLHVEKSRVMNLSRAISGCIHLRCLRLIECDEVTLPSSLGQLLYLQTIDLRYTDLESEVPKSIWAIPALRHVYLGPPRNGPPKELQFLHIYAGVNDCFQGGMVAFWGQMTQLTALDLHASNMPAPMIHILANMTYLVEADLGIFERLNKLPESQLFPQGLRQLHLEAEAIEEDPMPILEKLPCLVVLLLRGYSGSIMVCSAQRFPRLQELKLAYFECDEWRIEIGAMPSLSRLELVGWWNMTKLPEGLLYLPSLEELSLALLTQIFEDDVTLKNLRGKGCKVSSR; encoded by the exons ATGGTTGAGCCTGCTATTTCTGCCACTGTTGGCAGAATTGGCGAGCTCGCTGTTCAGGAGACAACATTCTTGTGCGGAGTTACTTCAGAAGCGGGATTCTTGAAAGATGAGCTGGAGCGGCTGCGGTGCTTCCTCCAAGATGCTGGCACCAAGAGGAAATCAGGGAGTGCAACTGCTAAACTTTGGGTTAGCCAAATCAGGGACGCTACATATGAAGCTGAGAATGTCCTAGAGGTGGTTGACTACATGGAGAAGAGAAACAGGCTCAAGAAGGGCTTCATGGGCGCCATTTCAAGGTATGCTCGCCTCCCAAGTGACTTGGTTACCCTTCATAAAGTTGGTAATGAAATTCAACGTATCAGAAGGAAGGTTAATGAGATATATGAAAGTGCAAACCGTTTGAATCTTATTGGTAGTGCTGCTGCAGAGGAGAGTCTTGTTGAGGATGACTCTTTGCAACATAGCGGTCTTGTCTATCCAAATTCTGAAGATGTTACTGTTGTTGGTTTTGAGGATGAGCAAAATGAGATAGAAACAAAATTACTTGCTTCAGATAACAACCTTAGTGTGGTCTCAATAGTTGCCATGGGTGGAGCAGGGAAAACTACACTAGCTCGAAAAATCTACAATTCAAATAAAATCAAGGAACACTTTCACACAATTGCATGGGTGACTGTATCCCAAAAGTTTAAGGGTGCTGATTTATTGAAAGATATTATGAAACAAATATTTGGGGGTAAATATGAGGGCAGAGAAATTGATCAGATGCAAGAGTATGAAGTGGGAAAGAAGATCCATGATTTTCTACTAGATAAAAGATACTTAGTTGTGCTTGATGATGTGTGGACAACAGATACATGGAATCAGATAAACAGAACCATCAAAGTATTTCCAGATGTAGATAATGGCAGTAGAGTAATGTTAACCACCCGAAAGATTGATGTTGCAAATCACATTAAAATGCCGAGAAAAGTTCACAATCTGAAACTCTTGGATGCTGAGAAAAGCTGGGACCTTTTCATTAGCAAGGCCTTGCCATCATATAACAGGTCCTCGATACATAACATTGGTGAGTTTGAAGAACTTGGGAGACAGATTGCAAGTAAATGTAATGGATTACCACTTGCACTTTCTGTTTTGGGGGGTTTTCTATCAAAGAATTTAACTATAGAAGCATGGAAAGATACACTATCAGGTTGGACATCGACTGAAAATGGGCGCATGATGGGAGAAATACTGGCTCGAAGTTACAATGACTTGCCAAATCATCTAAAATGTTGTTTTCTCTATCTTGCTGTTTTCCCTGAGGATCACCTCATACATGTATCAGATCTTATCAATTCATGGATAGCAGAAAGCTTCGTTCCTAGTTCAAGAAAGCATAAGGAACAAATGGCACGGAAGTATGTAACTGAGTTGGCTCAAAGAAGCTTGGTTCAGGTTACTGATACAAGTAAAGCGCACGGGTGGATTGAAAGTATACGACTTCATGATATTTTACATGATTGGTGCGTTGGAGAAGCAAGAGATGCTGGTTTCTGCGATGTCATCGACAAAACTACGG GGCATGTTGTGCTATCATACCGCTCTTCTCTTCAGAACTGCTATGAAGATGACATGTTCGAGGCAGCACCTAATCTCCGAACTCTTATTGGTTTTGATCTTCCATCCCTACCTATGCTGAGATACCTAAGGGTTCTTCACGTAGAGAAATCGAGAGTAATGAATCTCTCTCGGGCAATCAGTGGGTGCATTCACCTTAGGTGCCTCAGGTTAATAGAGTGTGACGAGGTCACGCTTCCTTCTTCACTTGGGCAATTACTTTATTTGCAAACTATAGATCTGAGGTATACAGATTTGGAATCAGAAGTGCCAAAATCCATATGGGCTATCCCTGCCCTAAGGCATGTTTACCTCGGTCCACCAAGGAATGGTCCACCGAAAGAGCTCCAGTTCTTACACATATATGCGGGGGTTAATGATTGTTTCCAGGGTGGCATGGTGGCATTTTGGGGTCAAATGACCCAGTTGACCGCTCTCGACTTGCATGCTTCCAACATGCCCGCACCAATGATTCATATTCTGGCAAACATGACTTATTTGGTTGAGGCTGACCTTGGGATTTTCGAGAGGCTCAATAAGTTGCCTGAGAGCCAACTCTTCCCGCAAGGCCTACGACAGCTTCATCTAGAGGCTGAGGCCATTGAAGAAGACCCGATGCCCATCCTGGAGAAGCTTCCCTGCCTTGTGGTGCTCTTATTAAGGGGGTATTCAGGAAGCATCATGGTCTGCTCTGCGCAAAGGTTCCCTCGGCTGCAAGAATTGAAACTTGCATAttttgaatgtgatgagtggaGAATAGAGATTGGGGCGATGCCAAGTCTCTCACGCCTGGAACTTGTTGGGTGGTGGAATATGACCAAGCTCCCGGAGGGACTTCTGTATTTGCCGTCCCTCGAGGAGCTTTCTCTGGCGTTATTGACTCAGATTTTTGAAGATGATGTCACTTTGAAAAATCTTCGTGGGAAAGGCTGTAAG GTGTCCAGCAGATGA